A genomic segment from Natronorubrum tibetense GA33 encodes:
- a CDS encoding cob(I)yrinic acid a,c-diamide adenosyltransferase, with protein sequence MSDDQPSESTVENTPGRGRSPEAETIEPAAPEEFGLVQVWWGDGKGKTTATLGMGMRAAGHGYRVHVLQFMKGGASSVEAVRGEYNAMAALPGISYENLGHYGWHGMADGSDEADHAAQAQAGLERAHELLEAADGTDLGSPIDLDAPPEDGVHMLILDEVLYAADRGLLSEDDIYGLIDAKPTNLELVLSGSHAEPAYLEDRADLITNVRKVKHPIDDGQRARRGTEF encoded by the coding sequence ATGAGCGACGATCAACCATCCGAGTCGACGGTCGAGAACACGCCGGGACGGGGTCGGAGCCCCGAAGCCGAGACCATCGAGCCCGCTGCACCCGAGGAGTTTGGTCTCGTACAGGTCTGGTGGGGCGACGGAAAGGGGAAGACGACGGCTACGCTCGGCATGGGAATGCGTGCCGCGGGCCACGGCTATCGCGTCCACGTGCTCCAGTTCATGAAAGGTGGTGCCTCGAGCGTCGAGGCCGTCCGCGGCGAGTACAACGCGATGGCGGCCCTTCCGGGAATCAGCTACGAGAACCTCGGCCACTACGGCTGGCACGGCATGGCCGACGGCAGCGACGAGGCCGACCACGCAGCCCAGGCCCAGGCCGGCCTCGAGCGCGCCCACGAGTTGCTTGAAGCGGCCGACGGGACCGATCTGGGTTCACCGATCGACCTCGACGCACCGCCCGAAGACGGGGTCCACATGCTGATTCTGGACGAAGTGCTCTACGCCGCGGATCGCGGCCTGCTCAGCGAGGACGATATCTACGGACTTATCGACGCGAAGCCGACCAATCTCGAACTCGTACTCTCGGGGAGCCACGCCGAACCGGCCTACCTCGAGGATCGAGCCGACCTGATCACCAACGTTCGGAAGGTGAAACACCCGATCGACGACGGCCAGCGGGCGAGACGCGGCACGGAGTTCTGA
- a CDS encoding universal stress protein, whose translation MHLLVPMDESEPARAALEHALETFPDATITVLHVVDPSMAMYGGDTAYNVERTLEIEEERAETLFERARELAGEHDVTVTTETIGGPAARSIVEFADEHDVDGIIIGSHGRSGVSRVLLGSVAERVVRRATPPVTVVS comes from the coding sequence ATGCACCTACTTGTTCCGATGGACGAGTCCGAACCGGCGCGCGCGGCACTCGAACACGCCCTCGAGACGTTTCCCGATGCGACCATCACCGTGTTGCACGTCGTCGATCCGTCGATGGCGATGTACGGCGGCGATACGGCGTACAACGTCGAACGGACCCTCGAAATCGAGGAGGAGAGGGCCGAGACGCTGTTCGAGCGGGCACGCGAACTCGCTGGCGAACACGACGTGACGGTTACGACCGAAACTATCGGTGGGCCGGCTGCTCGAAGCATCGTCGAGTTCGCCGACGAACACGACGTCGACGGAATCATCATCGGGAGCCACGGCCGATCCGGCGTCTCCCGCGTCCTGCTCGGGAGCGTCGCCGAGCGCGTCGTTCGTCGCGCGACGCCTCCGGTGACGGTCGTCAGCTGA
- a CDS encoding ZIP family metal transporter, with product MAIEGLGLVLAAGIFTAVVCGLGTLPFFFVDDISDRVTVVLWGLAGGIMLFASLFGFVIEGLEEGTLSQVGTGLLVGIGLVIVADRLISDYEFEPREIPDADFRKLVLIVGILTVHSFPEGVALGVAFADLGVDGDLVVAGLAVPALAVFITVAISIQNIPEGLAVAIPLHTYGLPNWKIFGWAVFSSIPQPIGAGIAFVFVSVAREFLPFGFGFAAGAMIYLVLHDIFPEALEHGADLRGGGRRELVVGVALGVAIMIPVMLLTE from the coding sequence ATGGCTATCGAGGGGCTCGGACTCGTACTCGCCGCCGGGATATTCACGGCGGTAGTCTGCGGGTTGGGAACCCTTCCGTTCTTTTTCGTCGACGATATCAGCGACCGGGTAACCGTCGTCCTGTGGGGGCTCGCGGGTGGCATCATGCTGTTCGCGTCGCTGTTCGGATTCGTCATCGAGGGGCTCGAGGAGGGCACGCTGAGCCAGGTCGGAACCGGTCTCCTCGTCGGCATCGGTCTCGTGATCGTCGCCGACCGGCTCATCTCCGACTACGAGTTCGAGCCGCGAGAGATCCCCGACGCCGACTTTCGGAAACTCGTCCTCATCGTCGGCATCTTGACCGTCCACAGCTTCCCGGAGGGGGTCGCCCTCGGGGTGGCGTTCGCCGATCTGGGCGTCGACGGCGATCTGGTCGTCGCAGGGCTCGCCGTGCCAGCACTGGCGGTCTTCATCACGGTCGCGATCTCGATCCAGAACATCCCGGAGGGGCTCGCCGTCGCGATTCCGCTGCATACGTACGGGCTCCCAAACTGGAAGATCTTCGGCTGGGCGGTCTTCTCGAGTATTCCACAACCGATCGGCGCGGGAATTGCGTTCGTGTTCGTCAGCGTCGCCCGCGAGTTTCTCCCGTTCGGCTTCGGGTTCGCCGCCGGCGCGATGATCTACCTGGTTCTCCATGACATCTTTCCCGAAGCGCTCGAACACGGGGCCGATCTGCGAGGCGGTGGTCGTCGCGAACTGGTCGTCGGTGTCGCGCTCGGCGTCGCGATCATGATCCCAGTCATGCTTCTAACGGAGTGA
- a CDS encoding ABC transporter ATP-binding protein → MGVIQVDGLVKSYGNVDAVDGLSFSVDRGEIYGFLGPNGAGKTTTIGVLTGQLRPDAGTVQVLETDPTTEPIETRHRVGILPEQGSPPSFLTPREFLDFVGDVRGLEPDRIATQTDVWADRLGFESKLDTLHTDLSRGQQQKVMIAQAFVHEPDVVFIDEPLANLDPLVQEQVKQFLVSYAAGDNAVFVSTHNIDVAEEICTRVGIVADGKIVTERSLDGSNGGDGGDGEGRSDGIDSDESLLEIFLERVESADVRDAPSLDRLETEPKR, encoded by the coding sequence ATGGGTGTCATACAGGTCGACGGGCTGGTGAAATCGTACGGGAATGTCGACGCAGTGGATGGACTGTCGTTTTCCGTCGACCGAGGCGAGATCTACGGCTTTCTCGGACCGAACGGGGCCGGGAAGACGACCACGATCGGCGTTCTGACCGGCCAGCTCCGGCCGGACGCGGGAACGGTGCAGGTTCTCGAGACCGATCCGACGACCGAACCGATCGAAACGCGACACCGGGTCGGGATCCTGCCCGAACAGGGCTCGCCGCCGAGCTTTCTGACGCCGCGAGAGTTCCTCGACTTCGTCGGCGACGTTCGCGGGCTCGAGCCCGACCGAATTGCGACCCAAACCGACGTCTGGGCCGACCGCCTCGGCTTCGAGAGCAAACTCGACACGCTTCACACGGACCTCTCGCGGGGCCAACAGCAGAAAGTGATGATCGCACAAGCGTTCGTTCACGAACCCGACGTGGTCTTCATCGACGAGCCGCTGGCAAACCTCGATCCGCTGGTCCAGGAGCAAGTAAAACAGTTCCTCGTCTCCTACGCCGCCGGCGACAACGCCGTCTTCGTCTCGACGCACAACATCGACGTCGCCGAAGAGATCTGTACGCGGGTCGGCATCGTTGCCGACGGGAAAATCGTGACGGAACGGTCGCTCGACGGCAGTAACGGCGGTGATGGCGGTGACGGCGAGGGCCGCAGCGACGGTATCGATAGTGACGAATCGTTGCTCGAGATCTTCCTCGAGCGCGTCGAGAGCGCCGACGTCCGCGACGCACCGTCGCTCGATCGCCTGGAGACGGAGCCGAAGCGATGA
- a CDS encoding Cdc6/Cdc18 family protein — MSLFPSDDPIIENHAVLEPDNNSYTPSNLPERENELAEINRILRPLQTGGSPHNALVYGPTGQGKTVAVELKMQELRTWADNEGEDVTIVIARCKGCDSSYHVLTLLVKRLREIKEGRGVERPQGYPRKALIEMVFNEIDRLGGIVVLVLDEIDGIGEDDYALYELSRPDISNAKIGVIGITNDAQFRNNLDADVQSSLGQREIFFHPYDANQLQDILARRAGRGLVDTSFDGTERTFKNLESDVLDDATIPLTAARASNETGDARQAIRLLRDACEIAEEREELVRERHVKEAHRKIEKEAHRELIESETTQRKLALAGVIKHEITGNPNPGTTDIYQTYCTFSKEIDGRQVSQRTVRAKLNDLAHQNILTQSRRGRGQGRGMSNFYSLSIDPELAIEALGDDQRLESVAEILWDLGK; from the coding sequence ATGTCACTATTTCCATCGGACGATCCCATCATTGAGAACCACGCTGTTCTCGAGCCTGATAACAACTCTTACACTCCGTCTAACCTCCCCGAACGAGAGAATGAATTGGCCGAAATTAATCGGATTCTACGACCGCTCCAGACGGGTGGGTCACCACATAATGCACTCGTCTATGGACCGACCGGACAGGGAAAGACGGTAGCTGTGGAGTTGAAGATGCAGGAGCTCCGGACGTGGGCAGACAACGAAGGAGAGGATGTCACTATCGTAATCGCACGCTGCAAAGGATGTGATAGTTCTTACCACGTTCTCACACTTCTGGTAAAGCGACTTCGAGAAATCAAGGAGGGACGAGGTGTGGAGCGACCACAAGGCTACCCACGAAAGGCTCTCATCGAGATGGTGTTCAACGAAATCGATAGACTGGGTGGTATCGTTGTTCTCGTTTTGGACGAGATCGATGGAATCGGCGAAGATGACTATGCTCTCTATGAACTCTCACGTCCAGATATCTCGAACGCGAAGATCGGCGTGATTGGGATCACAAACGATGCCCAATTCCGGAACAATCTGGATGCGGATGTCCAGTCATCGCTCGGTCAGCGTGAGATATTTTTCCATCCGTACGATGCAAACCAACTTCAAGACATTCTGGCACGCCGCGCAGGTCGAGGACTAGTTGATACGTCGTTCGACGGTACAGAGAGGACGTTTAAAAACCTCGAGAGTGACGTCCTCGATGACGCTACAATTCCGTTGACGGCGGCCCGAGCAAGCAATGAAACAGGTGATGCGAGACAAGCAATCCGATTGCTTCGGGATGCATGTGAGATCGCGGAGGAACGAGAGGAACTCGTCCGAGAGAGACACGTTAAGGAAGCACACCGGAAGATCGAGAAGGAGGCTCATCGGGAGCTAATTGAATCTGAGACGACACAACGGAAATTGGCGCTTGCCGGGGTAATCAAACACGAAATTACCGGGAATCCAAATCCCGGGACGACGGATATCTATCAGACTTACTGTACATTCTCGAAAGAAATAGACGGGAGACAAGTATCACAGCGGACTGTCCGAGCCAAACTCAATGACCTCGCACATCAGAACATTCTGACCCAGTCCCGTCGGGGCCGAGGACAGGGGCGAGGGATGTCGAATTTCTATTCTCTCTCAATCGACCCTGAACTCGCGATCGAGGCGCTCGGAGACGACCAACGACTCGAAAGCGTCGCAGAGATCCTCTGGGATCTCGGAAAGTAG
- a CDS encoding cobyric acid synthase, translating to MTRTLLVAGTASHVGKSTVAAGLCRLLADRGVSVAPFKGQNMSNNARVVVRAEDAESDGADFAGSRNDATDLDQPTADQWGEIGVSQFVQARAARTTPTTDCNPVLLKPRGDGESQLVLQGEAHEHVPAGDYYDHYWTDARAAAEESYQRLAADHDVIVAEGAGSIGEINLHDRDLANVETAHFADADILLLVDIERGGAFASLYGTVELLPEALRERVVGAAITKFRGDPTLLEPGIEEIESRTGVPILGVLPYDDPGLPEEDSVGLPSTTERAVLGADDGVPEGRRMTIAVPRLPRISNATDLEALATEPGVSVAFVPVEDGPTAEETLPAGSEHPLEAVDADAVVLPGTKNTVDDLLALHDADFGDALAGFEGPIVGICGGYQLLGERITNADLEGTGEDDVVDGLGLLPVETEFEGSKCLEQTAVPVDGSATPLLAGIGTGGTASGYEIHAGRTRALEDVSRPLGDSSAARGRVLGTYLHGLFDNEPIRSAFLTHVADEAGIEWPPLGDETNATDGKMATNASPYDRAATLVRNNLDLEALGEPFSP from the coding sequence ATGACACGAACGCTTCTCGTCGCGGGGACGGCGAGCCACGTCGGCAAGTCGACAGTCGCCGCCGGACTCTGCCGACTGCTCGCTGATCGGGGCGTCTCGGTCGCCCCGTTTAAGGGACAGAACATGAGTAACAACGCTCGCGTCGTCGTGCGAGCGGAGGACGCCGAGAGTGATGGTGCGGATTTCGCCGGCAGTCGGAACGACGCCACGGACCTCGACCAGCCGACCGCCGACCAGTGGGGAGAGATCGGCGTCTCCCAGTTCGTGCAGGCTCGAGCGGCCCGCACGACGCCGACCACCGACTGCAACCCGGTGCTGCTCAAACCCCGCGGCGACGGGGAAAGCCAGCTCGTACTCCAGGGGGAGGCCCACGAGCACGTCCCAGCCGGCGACTACTACGACCACTACTGGACCGACGCCCGCGCCGCGGCCGAGGAGTCCTACCAGAGACTCGCAGCCGACCACGACGTGATCGTCGCGGAGGGTGCGGGGAGCATCGGGGAGATCAACCTCCACGATCGGGACCTCGCCAACGTCGAGACGGCCCACTTTGCGGACGCCGACATCCTCCTGCTGGTCGATATCGAACGCGGCGGCGCGTTCGCCAGCCTCTACGGCACCGTCGAACTGCTCCCCGAGGCGCTGCGCGAGCGCGTCGTCGGCGCGGCTATCACCAAGTTTCGGGGTGATCCGACGTTGCTCGAGCCCGGCATCGAGGAGATCGAATCCAGAACGGGCGTCCCCATTCTGGGCGTACTCCCCTACGACGACCCCGGCCTGCCGGAGGAGGACAGCGTCGGCTTGCCGTCGACGACCGAACGCGCCGTCCTGGGTGCCGACGACGGCGTGCCCGAGGGCCGACGGATGACGATCGCCGTTCCCCGACTCCCCAGGATCTCGAACGCGACGGATCTCGAGGCGCTGGCAACCGAACCCGGCGTCTCGGTCGCGTTCGTCCCCGTCGAAGATGGACCGACGGCCGAAGAAACCCTCCCAGCCGGCAGCGAGCACCCGCTCGAGGCCGTCGACGCCGACGCGGTCGTCCTCCCGGGGACGAAGAACACCGTCGACGATCTACTGGCGCTCCACGACGCCGACTTCGGGGACGCACTCGCGGGTTTCGAGGGCCCCATCGTGGGCATCTGTGGCGGCTACCAACTACTGGGCGAGCGGATCACGAACGCAGACCTCGAGGGGACGGGCGAAGACGACGTGGTCGACGGTCTCGGACTGCTACCGGTGGAGACCGAGTTCGAGGGCAGCAAATGCCTCGAGCAGACGGCGGTCCCCGTCGACGGTTCCGCGACGCCGCTGCTCGCCGGCATCGGCACCGGTGGGACCGCCTCTGGATACGAGATCCACGCCGGCCGAACGCGGGCGCTCGAGGACGTGTCTCGGCCGCTGGGGGACTCGAGCGCAGCCCGGGGGCGGGTGCTGGGGACGTACCTCCACGGACTGTTCGACAACGAACCGATTCGGTCGGCGTTTCTCACACACGTCGCCGACGAGGCAGGGATCGAGTGGCCGCCGCTGGGTGACGAAACGAACGCAACGGATGGAAAGATGGCAACCAACGCGTCACCCTACGACCGCGCCGCGACGTTGGTTCGCAACAATCTCGATCTCGAGGCGCTGGGCGAACCGTTCAGCCCGTGA
- a CDS encoding branched-chain amino acid ABC transporter permease — protein MAISPTRDESDRDDSPVDSPAKSDGGTEHSSTTDSAGESAAESITDDRTVANDVSWPRQYLRDHTVHLLVIAGFAIYPPVYSVLLGLPGLDLGVASVDPAAFFNAFFPATTFLIAMLFLGLFAMSFDFISGYTGYLSFGHAAFYGIGAYFIVLAANGLVPGVPSGTPFVLTMILGGILAVVAALAIGAVSFRLTGVYFAMITLGFAQVLYELIRNWGYVGSNPQEGPTFASAAPTPEIGVPYVDSLSIALGRLAGDSFENVLGTGIDVSATLSSYYAIGLVVVICYFAMQRIIHSPFGRVMIAIRENEERARAIGYNVFWYKMAAFGFSAFFAAIAGAMFAAFNGSASPDSTFYFLVTADALIVAIIGGLGTLAGPLFGTALFEWLEDVLSSEQGGLAPYLREGLPESLLTSDVAGISLLEVINAAVDGRSQLYLGIVFVLFVLFVPNGLLGSVRDRIGGTVAKRFPDYLERYRR, from the coding sequence GTGGCCATTAGCCCGACTCGTGACGAGAGCGATCGGGACGACTCCCCGGTCGACTCGCCGGCGAAAAGCGACGGCGGCACCGAACACAGTTCGACTACGGACTCGGCGGGCGAGTCCGCGGCCGAATCGATAACCGACGATCGGACGGTCGCGAACGACGTGAGCTGGCCCCGTCAGTACCTCCGCGATCATACGGTCCATCTGCTCGTGATCGCGGGGTTCGCGATCTATCCACCGGTGTATTCGGTCTTACTAGGGCTTCCCGGGCTCGATCTCGGCGTCGCGTCGGTCGACCCGGCCGCGTTCTTCAACGCCTTCTTCCCGGCGACGACGTTCCTGATCGCGATGCTGTTCCTGGGGCTGTTCGCGATGAGCTTCGACTTCATCAGCGGCTACACCGGCTACCTCTCGTTCGGTCACGCCGCGTTCTACGGCATCGGGGCGTACTTCATCGTCCTCGCGGCGAACGGGCTGGTTCCAGGGGTTCCGAGCGGGACGCCGTTCGTGCTCACGATGATCCTTGGCGGAATTCTCGCCGTCGTTGCCGCGCTGGCGATCGGCGCAGTCTCGTTCCGGCTCACCGGCGTCTACTTCGCCATGATCACGCTCGGGTTCGCACAGGTGCTGTACGAACTCATCCGAAACTGGGGGTACGTCGGGTCGAACCCACAGGAGGGGCCGACCTTCGCCTCGGCGGCCCCGACCCCTGAGATCGGCGTTCCGTACGTCGACTCGCTCTCGATCGCGCTCGGACGCCTCGCCGGGGACAGCTTCGAGAACGTCCTCGGAACGGGGATCGACGTCTCGGCGACGTTGAGTTCCTACTACGCGATCGGTTTGGTCGTCGTCATCTGTTACTTCGCGATGCAGCGAATCATCCACTCTCCCTTCGGCCGCGTGATGATCGCTATCCGCGAGAACGAGGAACGCGCCAGAGCAATCGGCTACAACGTGTTCTGGTACAAGATGGCCGCATTCGGCTTCAGCGCCTTCTTTGCCGCGATCGCCGGGGCGATGTTCGCCGCCTTCAACGGCTCGGCCTCGCCGGACAGCACGTTCTACTTCCTGGTGACGGCCGACGCCCTGATTGTCGCGATTATCGGCGGGCTCGGCACTCTCGCTGGTCCGCTCTTTGGCACTGCGCTCTTCGAGTGGCTCGAGGACGTCCTCTCGTCGGAACAGGGCGGCCTCGCCCCGTATCTCCGAGAGGGGCTTCCCGAGTCTCTGTTGACCAGCGATGTCGCCGGGATATCGCTCCTCGAGGTGATCAACGCCGCCGTCGACGGTCGAAGCCAGCTGTATCTCGGGATCGTCTTCGTGCTGTTCGTGCTGTTCGTGCCCAACGGGCTGCTCGGCTCGGTCCGCGACCGAATCGGCGGCACCGTCGCGAAACGCTTCCCCGACTACCTCGAGCGGTACCGCCGGTGA
- a CDS encoding branched-chain amino acid ABC transporter permease: MGAGFALHAIVSDAPLIVDALGRLFQPDTIARILIEGLGKAAIYFIIAVGLTLVFGLMGVLNFAHGAFAMIGAYVGGILMVLAISGGTGPFARIAFFIVVAAVVFALMTAVGSALEIGLVRPIYDRTPMYQILLTFGVGLILEEGARIVTSARGIQPEPTWTGAAQTIPHALESFYSVFGASIRGFYVFVIVAGVLVASAVWLFLNRTLYGLYIRAGSEDPEMVEALGIDVRKAFTVVFGLGTGLAAVGGVFLMWDPTWGPSVLLNIDVLLYAFVVVVIGGLGSFKGTLAAAVIVGVADSFTTWLFNTGIVAFPGLPEVTIFLLLVIALIVRPQGLYGVEEVGGH; encoded by the coding sequence ATGGGCGCTGGCTTCGCGCTCCACGCGATCGTCTCCGACGCGCCGTTGATCGTCGACGCGCTCGGCAGACTCTTCCAGCCCGATACCATCGCTCGCATCCTCATCGAGGGGCTCGGAAAGGCGGCGATCTACTTCATCATCGCCGTCGGGCTGACGCTGGTATTCGGGCTCATGGGCGTGCTCAACTTCGCTCACGGCGCGTTCGCGATGATCGGTGCGTACGTCGGCGGGATCCTGATGGTGCTCGCGATATCGGGCGGGACGGGACCGTTCGCCAGAATCGCCTTCTTCATCGTGGTCGCCGCCGTCGTCTTCGCGCTCATGACGGCCGTCGGGAGCGCACTCGAGATCGGGCTCGTCCGACCGATCTACGACCGGACGCCGATGTACCAGATCCTGCTGACCTTCGGCGTCGGCCTGATCTTAGAGGAGGGCGCACGGATCGTGACGTCCGCTCGGGGCATCCAGCCCGAACCGACGTGGACGGGCGCGGCACAGACGATCCCCCACGCGCTCGAGTCGTTCTACTCGGTTTTCGGCGCGAGCATCCGCGGCTTCTACGTGTTCGTGATCGTCGCCGGAGTACTGGTCGCGTCGGCCGTCTGGCTGTTCCTCAACCGAACGCTGTACGGTCTCTACATTCGGGCCGGGAGCGAGGATCCGGAGATGGTCGAAGCGCTGGGGATCGACGTTCGCAAGGCGTTTACCGTCGTGTTCGGGCTCGGAACCGGACTGGCGGCCGTCGGCGGCGTCTTCCTCATGTGGGATCCGACCTGGGGACCGAGCGTTCTGCTGAACATCGACGTGTTGCTGTACGCGTTCGTGGTCGTCGTTATCGGCGGGCTCGGGTCGTTCAAGGGAACGCTCGCGGCGGCGGTGATCGTCGGGGTCGCGGACTCCTTTACGACCTGGCTGTTCAACACCGGCATCGTCGCGTTTCCCGGCTTACCCGAGGTGACGATCTTTCTCCTGCTCGTAATCGCACTAATCGTCCGTCCACAGGGCCTGTACGGCGTCGAGGAGGTGGGTGGCCATTAG
- a CDS encoding ABC transporter ATP-binding protein — MSEADAPTADDEPASLLELEGVHTYYGESHILEGIDLAVEEGEIVALIGRNGVGKTTTLRSILQLTPPREGTVRFRGEDVTGESTHEVAGRGVGWVPEDRRMFGYLTVEENIRVSVGPDQEYEPLREYVFDLFPDLERFREKEARNLSGGQQQMLSIARGMVGDNDLLLVDEPSEGLAPMIVDQVVDALREASAETTMVLVEQNFPLAMDLADRFYLLDHGRVVVSDTTEGVTADDERIRRYLSA; from the coding sequence ATGAGCGAGGCCGACGCGCCGACCGCCGATGACGAACCGGCGAGCCTGCTCGAACTCGAGGGCGTTCACACCTACTACGGCGAGAGTCACATTCTCGAGGGGATCGACCTCGCGGTCGAGGAAGGCGAAATTGTCGCACTGATCGGTCGTAACGGGGTCGGGAAGACGACGACGTTGCGATCGATTCTGCAGTTGACGCCACCTCGCGAGGGCACCGTCCGGTTCAGAGGCGAGGACGTCACCGGCGAGAGTACTCACGAGGTTGCCGGACGCGGGGTCGGCTGGGTGCCTGAAGACCGTCGGATGTTCGGCTATCTCACCGTCGAGGAGAACATCCGGGTATCGGTCGGCCCCGACCAGGAGTACGAGCCGTTGCGCGAGTACGTCTTCGACCTGTTCCCCGATCTCGAGCGGTTCCGGGAGAAGGAAGCCCGGAACCTGAGCGGCGGCCAACAGCAGATGCTCTCGATCGCCCGGGGGATGGTCGGCGATAACGACCTGCTGCTGGTCGACGAACCCAGCGAGGGGCTGGCCCCGATGATCGTCGATCAGGTGGTTGACGCGCTCCGGGAAGCCTCGGCGGAGACGACGATGGTCCTGGTCGAACAGAACTTCCCGCTGGCGATGGACCTGGCGGACAGGTTTTATTTGCTCGATCACGGGCGGGTCGTCGTGTCCGATACAACCGAAGGAGTCACCGCCGACGACGAACGTATCCGGAGGTATCTGTCAGCATGA
- a CDS encoding ABC transporter ATP-binding protein: MLLSTQDLTKQFGGITAVDGVDFTLEEEELCSVIGPNGAGKTTFFNLLTGVLEPTAGRIEFAPSTGAAAEGGQLDGSDDETVDDGPIDITDAAPHETALLGLHRSYQVTNIFPTVSVRENVRIAAQAHRGGDSWRFWRNANAFDDHVAEADRILERIGLTAYADQPAENLSHGEKRNLEIGIALAGDPDVLLLDEPTAGVSSEDVDRVTDIIEDVAADHAIMLIEHNMDVVMDISDRVAVLNQGELIAQGPPAEIRQSEAVQRAYLGGYEGGGSEAVTDGGDPEPAQDPDAGVTAG; the protein is encoded by the coding sequence ATGTTACTCTCGACACAGGATCTCACGAAGCAGTTCGGCGGTATCACTGCCGTCGACGGTGTCGACTTTACCCTCGAGGAGGAGGAACTCTGTTCGGTTATCGGTCCCAACGGTGCGGGCAAGACGACCTTCTTCAACCTCTTGACGGGGGTACTCGAGCCGACGGCGGGTCGGATCGAGTTTGCACCCTCGACGGGAGCAGCGGCTGAGGGCGGGCAGTTGGACGGATCGGATGACGAGACGGTCGACGACGGCCCGATCGACATCACCGACGCTGCGCCACACGAAACGGCGCTCCTCGGGCTCCACCGATCGTACCAGGTTACAAACATTTTCCCGACCGTCTCGGTCCGCGAGAACGTTCGCATCGCCGCCCAGGCCCACCGCGGTGGGGATTCCTGGCGGTTCTGGCGCAACGCCAACGCTTTCGACGACCACGTCGCGGAGGCCGACCGGATCCTCGAGCGGATCGGCCTCACGGCGTACGCCGACCAGCCCGCCGAAAACCTCAGCCACGGCGAGAAACGTAACCTCGAGATCGGGATCGCGCTGGCCGGCGACCCCGATGTCCTGTTGCTCGATGAGCCGACGGCAGGCGTCTCGAGCGAGGACGTCGACCGGGTGACGGATATCATCGAGGACGTCGCCGCCGATCACGCCATCATGCTGATCGAGCACAATATGGACGTCGTCATGGACATCAGCGACCGCGTGGCCGTCCTGAACCAGGGCGAACTCATCGCGCAGGGGCCACCCGCGGAGATCAGGCAGAGCGAGGCCGTCCAGCGCGCGTATCTGGGCGGCTACGAAGGCGGGGGAAGCGAGGCTGTGACGGACGGTGGTGACCCGGAACCGGCGCAGGATCCGGACGCGGGGGTGACCGCCGGATGA